In one Flavobacteriales bacterium genomic region, the following are encoded:
- a CDS encoding putative toxin-antitoxin system toxin component, PIN family: MLISFLIGKRLGGFVAALRHSDFVLLVSPQLLAELLDVAARARFRKHFPVEFAHQLILALAEAGESVEVRSTGQAPLSRDPKDDYLLLMAKKGKADLLITGDDDLLSMRSYGHTRILSARNFTDEFLK, translated from the coding sequence GTGCTCATCAGCTTCCTGATCGGCAAGCGGCTGGGAGGCTTCGTGGCTGCCTTGCGCCACAGCGACTTCGTTCTGCTGGTGAGCCCCCAACTACTGGCCGAGCTGCTGGATGTGGCCGCACGAGCGAGGTTCCGCAAGCATTTCCCTGTAGAGTTCGCCCATCAACTGATCCTCGCCCTGGCGGAAGCTGGGGAATCCGTGGAGGTGCGGTCCACCGGCCAGGCTCCCCTCTCCCGCGACCCCAAGGATGACTATCTGCTGCTGATGGCGAAGAAGGGGAAGGCTGATCTGCTGATCACCGGCGATGACGACCTGCTCTCGATGCGGAGCTATGGACACACACGGATACTGAGCGCGCGGAACTTCACGGACGAGTTCTTGAAATGA
- the dcm gene encoding DNA (cytosine-5-)-methyltransferase produces MAIKRYSGKKDERVAVVGEPMVPYGQGSFRFIDLFCGIGGFHIAFSKQGGECVFASDWDKYAQISYAANHGLTPIGDITKVPVKDIPKHEVLCAGFPCQPFSIAGVSKKNSLGRKHGFEDERQGNLFFNIAEILDHHRPAAFVLENVKNLKSHDRGNTYKVIMDILRNKLGYHVVEPRIIDAKPYVPQHRERIFIVGFCDAAAAERFKWPTPPSEGPKLHTILQPRVPEKYTLTDHLWAYLQNYAAKHKAAGNGFGFGLVGPDDTARTLSARYHKDGSEILINQGRGRNPRRLTPDECALLMGYEDFEIVVSDTQAYRQFGNSVVVPVVTAIAEQVTKALGLTSEQHKLMASHAAEPSTTYTKAKASKVGAKAVVEQDLNDLSGAIKPGAKQKRKADLALA; encoded by the coding sequence ATGGCCATCAAGCGCTACTCAGGGAAGAAGGATGAGCGCGTTGCGGTGGTTGGAGAGCCAATGGTGCCCTACGGTCAAGGGTCATTCCGCTTCATCGACCTGTTCTGTGGCATCGGTGGCTTCCACATCGCTTTCTCCAAGCAGGGTGGCGAATGTGTGTTCGCATCAGACTGGGACAAGTACGCCCAGATCTCCTACGCCGCGAATCACGGCCTTACTCCCATCGGTGACATCACCAAGGTGCCTGTGAAGGACATCCCTAAGCATGAGGTCCTTTGCGCGGGCTTCCCTTGCCAGCCCTTCAGCATTGCAGGTGTGTCTAAAAAGAACAGCCTCGGGCGCAAGCACGGCTTTGAGGATGAGCGGCAAGGCAACCTATTCTTCAACATCGCGGAGATCCTGGACCACCACCGTCCGGCGGCCTTCGTGTTGGAGAACGTGAAGAACCTGAAGAGCCATGATCGCGGGAATACCTACAAGGTGATCATGGACATCCTGCGGAACAAGCTCGGTTATCATGTCGTGGAGCCCCGCATCATCGATGCCAAGCCTTACGTGCCGCAACACCGGGAGCGCATCTTCATCGTTGGCTTCTGCGATGCCGCTGCGGCAGAGCGGTTCAAGTGGCCTACGCCTCCAAGCGAAGGCCCCAAGCTGCATACGATACTTCAACCCCGTGTGCCTGAGAAGTACACGTTGACCGACCATCTGTGGGCCTACCTCCAGAACTACGCCGCCAAGCACAAGGCTGCGGGCAATGGCTTCGGCTTCGGTCTTGTGGGGCCGGATGACACAGCGCGCACATTGAGCGCACGCTACCACAAGGATGGTTCGGAGATCCTGATCAACCAAGGCCGGGGGCGTAATCCGCGTCGACTCACTCCTGATGAATGTGCCTTGCTCATGGGCTATGAGGACTTCGAGATCGTGGTGAGCGATACGCAAGCCTATCGCCAGTTCGGCAACTCGGTCGTGGTCCCTGTTGTTACGGCGATCGCTGAGCAGGTGACCAAGGCCTTGGGCCTAACCAGTGAGCAACACAAGCTGATGGCTTCCCATGCGGCCGAGCCAAGCACCACTTACACCAAGGCCAAGGCTTCCAAAGTCGGAGCGAAGGCTGTAGTTGAACAAGATCTTAACGATCTTTCGGGGGCGATCAAGCCAGGCGCAAAGCAGAAGCGCAAGGCTGATCTTGCCCTTGCATGA
- a CDS encoding CusA/CzcA family heavy metal efflux RND transporter, whose product MIDRIIKFSIHNKAIIGLFTLVLVLYGAYSLTQLPIDAVPDITNNQVQVITTTPTLAAQEVEQFVTAPIERAMASLPDLVEIRSISRFGLSLVTIVFDEDVDVYFARTLVDQRLGEAAALIPPGVGTPTMAPVSTGLGEVYQYVLHPKEGYEGTFSPSELRTIQEWIVVRQLLGTPGVAEVNSYGGEVKQYEVSVDPKRLQSMGVTIGELLLALESNNENTGGAYIEKRPNSYSIRGEGLLRTLDDIRKVVVKIPPGGVPLLVGDVAEVGFGAAPRYGALTRNGEGEAVGGTVMMLKGGNSAEVVKAIEARIPNVQKALPEGLMIEPYLVRSELVGRAIGTVKTNLIEGALIVIFVLVLFLGNWRAGLIVASVIPLCMLFAIILMNAFGVSGNLMSLGAIDFGLIVDGAVIIVEATLHHLHARFKGRILTREEMDREVFVSASKIRTSAAFGEIIILIVYIPILTLVGIEGKMFRPMAITVSFAILGALLLSLTYVPMMSALVLPRNTAHKPNFSDRMMDRFQKWYDPIIGFALRNRIKTVGVAVALFISSVFLFARMGGEFIPTLEEGDFAFHSILPQGASLSQSIANNAKVEKILLQFPEVKQVVGRTGSAEIPTDPMPPEATDLMIILKDKDEWTTAHDREALQDTMLQALRQVPGVFYEATQPIQMRFNELMTGIRQDVAVKIYGENMDTLAVIANKVAAIIGEVQGAGEPQVEKVVGLPQITITYDRARVAQYGLNIRELNRTVRTAFAGEATGVIYENERRFDLVVRLGDQQRQSIDDVRTLFVALPGGGQIQLQQVADVSLTPGPAQISREDAKRRIAVGVNIRGRDVESFVEELQGRIDAEVPMPAAYYYTFGGTFENLQAASKRLMLAVPIALALIFLLLFFTFNSVKRALLIYTAIPMSAIGGVLALMARGMPFSISAGVGFIALFGVAVLNGIVLIATFDQLEKEGISDLKERVLKGTRTRLRPVLMTAAVASLGFLPMALSGNAGAEVQRPLATVVIGGLITATALTLMVLPVLYLLFMGGGRRRNDANGGKANAPLIVATVLLIMIGGTSSAQEPMPMDTAIARALRTHPSMTAAELRVQEQDALRGTAFGLQPLNAQFSHGQTQGPYPKDIILEANTGFAFPTTIARRAAYLKESLHLAENEKLNTAAYVKESAGGAYLQWAMGLEQVRILQQLDSAYASMAAFALQRFELGETGRLESTSAQSRAEQVKVRLRQAQADLVAYQVEVERWTGPLSGAVPVPEELLNTARAPDPGGGNDPLLLSLQQRTQVAEAEWKLQRSQWAPSLQGGGFYQTFDGTSPFSGFLIGASIPLPGSGQGGRTSAARLRSEIAAQELEAARRQRSSERATTQAQLTQLRESLAFYESTGAALGATLRDDALRAYRAGEADYFQFTQGIEQAFQLNAEHLRVRYELALTVLHLRALNGL is encoded by the coding sequence ATGATCGACCGGATCATCAAGTTCTCCATCCACAACAAGGCCATCATCGGGCTGTTCACGCTCGTGCTGGTGCTTTACGGGGCGTACTCGCTCACGCAATTGCCGATCGATGCGGTACCCGACATCACCAACAACCAGGTGCAGGTGATCACCACCACGCCTACGCTGGCCGCGCAGGAGGTGGAACAGTTCGTTACCGCGCCCATCGAGCGGGCCATGGCCAGCCTGCCCGATCTGGTGGAGATCCGCTCCATCAGCCGCTTCGGGCTAAGTCTTGTGACCATCGTATTCGATGAGGACGTGGACGTGTACTTCGCCCGCACCTTGGTGGACCAGCGCCTGGGCGAGGCCGCCGCACTGATACCGCCCGGGGTGGGCACACCGACCATGGCCCCGGTAAGCACCGGGTTGGGCGAGGTGTACCAATACGTGCTGCACCCCAAGGAAGGGTACGAGGGCACCTTCAGCCCCAGCGAGCTGCGCACCATCCAGGAATGGATCGTAGTGCGGCAGCTGTTGGGCACACCCGGTGTGGCCGAGGTGAACAGCTACGGCGGCGAGGTGAAGCAGTACGAGGTGAGCGTGGACCCCAAGCGCTTGCAAAGCATGGGCGTCACCATCGGTGAGCTACTGCTCGCGTTGGAGAGCAACAACGAGAACACCGGCGGCGCCTACATCGAGAAACGGCCCAACAGCTACAGCATCCGGGGCGAAGGACTGCTGCGCACGCTGGACGACATCCGCAAGGTGGTGGTGAAGATCCCGCCCGGCGGTGTGCCGCTCCTGGTGGGCGATGTGGCCGAGGTGGGCTTCGGTGCGGCCCCGCGCTACGGTGCGCTCACCCGCAATGGCGAAGGCGAAGCGGTGGGCGGCACGGTGATGATGCTGAAGGGTGGCAACAGCGCCGAAGTGGTGAAGGCTATTGAAGCGCGCATACCGAACGTGCAGAAGGCCCTGCCGGAAGGGCTGATGATCGAACCCTATCTGGTGCGCAGCGAACTGGTGGGGCGGGCCATCGGCACGGTGAAGACGAACCTGATCGAGGGCGCGTTGATCGTGATCTTCGTGCTGGTGCTCTTTCTAGGAAATTGGCGCGCGGGCCTCATCGTGGCCTCGGTGATCCCACTGTGCATGCTCTTCGCCATCATCCTCATGAACGCCTTCGGCGTCAGCGGCAATTTGATGTCGCTTGGTGCCATCGATTTCGGATTGATCGTGGACGGCGCCGTGATCATCGTGGAGGCCACCCTGCACCACCTGCATGCGCGCTTCAAGGGAAGGATCCTTACCCGCGAGGAGATGGACCGCGAGGTTTTCGTGAGCGCCAGCAAGATCCGGACGAGCGCGGCCTTCGGCGAGATCATCATCCTGATCGTGTACATCCCCATCCTCACACTGGTGGGCATCGAGGGCAAGATGTTCCGCCCCATGGCCATCACCGTCAGCTTCGCCATCCTGGGTGCCCTGTTGCTCTCGCTCACCTATGTGCCCATGATGAGCGCGCTGGTGCTGCCGCGCAACACGGCGCACAAACCCAACTTCAGCGACCGCATGATGGACCGTTTCCAGAAGTGGTACGATCCCATCATCGGCTTCGCCTTGCGCAACCGGATCAAGACCGTGGGTGTGGCCGTGGCGCTCTTCATCAGCTCGGTCTTCCTGTTCGCACGCATGGGCGGCGAGTTCATTCCCACCTTGGAAGAGGGCGACTTCGCCTTCCACAGCATCCTGCCGCAGGGCGCATCGCTCAGCCAGAGCATCGCCAACAACGCCAAGGTGGAGAAGATCCTGCTGCAATTCCCGGAGGTGAAGCAGGTGGTGGGACGCACCGGCAGCGCCGAGATCCCCACGGACCCCATGCCCCCCGAAGCCACGGACCTCATGATCATCTTGAAGGACAAGGACGAATGGACCACCGCGCACGACCGCGAGGCTTTGCAGGACACCATGCTGCAAGCCTTGAGGCAGGTACCCGGCGTGTTCTACGAAGCCACCCAACCCATCCAGATGCGCTTCAACGAATTGATGACCGGCATACGGCAGGACGTGGCCGTGAAGATCTACGGTGAGAACATGGACACCCTCGCGGTGATCGCGAACAAGGTGGCGGCGATCATCGGCGAAGTGCAAGGTGCGGGTGAACCGCAGGTGGAAAAGGTGGTGGGCCTGCCACAGATCACCATCACCTACGATCGTGCACGGGTAGCGCAGTACGGCCTCAACATCCGCGAACTGAACCGCACCGTGCGCACGGCCTTCGCGGGCGAGGCCACCGGCGTCATCTACGAGAACGAGCGCCGCTTCGATCTGGTGGTGCGCCTCGGTGACCAACAGCGGCAGAGCATCGACGATGTGCGCACCCTCTTCGTGGCGCTGCCCGGTGGCGGACAGATCCAGTTGCAGCAGGTGGCCGATGTGTCCTTGACACCCGGCCCGGCCCAGATCAGCCGGGAGGATGCCAAGCGCCGCATCGCCGTGGGCGTGAACATCCGTGGCCGTGACGTGGAAAGCTTCGTGGAAGAGCTCCAAGGCCGCATCGATGCCGAAGTGCCAATGCCCGCGGCCTACTACTACACCTTCGGCGGCACCTTCGAGAACCTGCAGGCAGCTAGCAAACGCCTGATGCTGGCGGTGCCCATCGCGCTGGCCCTCATCTTCCTGCTGCTCTTCTTCACCTTCAACAGCGTGAAGCGCGCCCTGCTGATCTACACCGCCATCCCCATGAGCGCCATCGGCGGTGTGCTTGCGCTCATGGCGCGCGGCATGCCCTTCAGCATCAGCGCGGGCGTGGGCTTCATCGCGCTCTTCGGCGTGGCGGTGCTCAACGGCATCGTCCTCATCGCCACCTTCGACCAACTGGAAAAGGAAGGCATCAGCGACCTGAAGGAGCGCGTGTTGAAAGGTACCCGCACACGGCTGCGTCCCGTGCTGATGACGGCGGCGGTGGCCTCGCTCGGTTTCCTGCCCATGGCCTTGAGCGGCAACGCGGGCGCGGAAGTGCAACGCCCCCTGGCCACGGTGGTGATCGGTGGCCTCATCACCGCCACGGCCCTCACCCTCATGGTGCTGCCGGTGCTTTACCTGCTCTTCATGGGCGGAGGCAGGAGGCGCAACGATGCCAATGGCGGCAAGGCGAACGCACCGCTGATCGTCGCGACCGTGCTGTTGATCATGATCGGCGGCACCAGCAGCGCACAGGAACCGATGCCGATGGACACGGCGATCGCACGCGCCTTGCGCACCCATCCGAGCATGACCGCTGCGGAACTGCGTGTGCAGGAACAGGATGCCCTGCGTGGCACGGCCTTCGGGCTGCAGCCGCTCAACGCGCAATTCTCCCATGGCCAGACCCAGGGGCCGTATCCCAAGGACATTATCCTGGAAGCCAATACCGGGTTCGCATTTCCCACCACCATTGCCCGACGCGCGGCCTACCTGAAGGAAAGCCTGCACCTTGCGGAGAACGAAAAGCTGAACACGGCGGCCTACGTGAAGGAGAGCGCGGGAGGGGCCTACCTGCAATGGGCCATGGGCCTTGAACAGGTGCGTATCCTGCAACAGCTGGACAGCGCGTACGCATCCATGGCGGCCTTCGCGCTGCAGCGCTTCGAGCTCGGTGAGACCGGCCGCTTGGAAAGCACCAGTGCGCAAAGCCGCGCCGAGCAGGTGAAGGTGCGCTTGCGCCAGGCACAGGCTGATCTGGTGGCCTACCAGGTGGAAGTAGAACGCTGGACGGGCCCGCTCAGTGGTGCCGTGCCGGTGCCCGAGGAATTGCTCAACACCGCACGAGCGCCGGATCCCGGCGGCGGCAACGACCCGCTCCTGCTCTCCTTGCAGCAGCGCACGCAGGTGGCCGAGGCCGAATGGAAACTGCAACGCAGCCAATGGGCACCCAGCCTGCAGGGCGGCGGCTTCTACCAGACCTTCGATGGCACGTCGCCCTTTTCGGGCTTCCTCATCGGTGCTTCGATCCCCCTGCCCGGCAGCGGCCAGGGCGGTCGCACCTCGGCGGCACGTTTGCGCAGCGAGATCGCCGCGCAGGAACTGGAAGCCGCACGCCGACAGCGCAGCAGCGAGCGCGCCACCACGCAGGCGCAGCTCACTCAATTGCGCGAGAGCCTCGCCTTCTATGAAAGCACCGGTGCCGCGCTGGGTGCTACCCTGCGCGACGATGCCCTGCGTGCCTATCGCGCGGGCGAAGCCGACTACTTCCAATTCACTCAAGGCATCGAGCAGGCCTTTCAACTCAACGCCGAGCACCTGCGCGTGCGTTACGAGCTCGCACTTACCGTCCTCCACCTCCGTGCCCTCAATGGGCTCTAA
- a CDS encoding efflux RND transporter periplasmic adaptor subunit — MKTQPINSALQRMPNTLFLLLLTIALAACGGGAASGEEEGHGHGEEEGHGGGSTVTVSPQQFAAIEGKLGKVEMKDLTTALKAVGFLKVPPQNVADITVAMGGTVREVLVQEGDHVNKGQVLATVTDPSIIQLQRDYLDAKARLVYAETELERQTELARANVSAQKTLQQVTAEHASLRASVNAHAEQLRLINIDPEKLTANALRSAAGIVSPIDGTVAHIAVNVGSKVSNDATMFRVVNNSKLHVDLFLYEQDIASVKVGQTIDLSLTNLPGKNYTAVVFAIGSAFERETKTIPVHAEITGDKVGLIDGMGVTGRISVGNATTTAVLTEAIVNMEGKDYVFIRTEGEEEHGHGHDEEPAHKEEPAHKHTEGEAHDHAKENKATHAQGEVHEHDHSDEHAHEAATGSMSFQRIEVKRGTTDGAYTAVTFLQPVDPDAEVVTGGAYYLIAMMNTSEGHEH; from the coding sequence ATGAAAACGCAACCGATCAACAGCGCTCTTCAGCGCATGCCGAATACGCTCTTTCTGCTCCTGCTCACCATCGCACTGGCCGCCTGTGGCGGTGGCGCGGCCTCCGGCGAAGAAGAAGGCCATGGCCACGGCGAAGAGGAGGGCCACGGCGGTGGGAGCACCGTCACCGTTTCGCCGCAACAATTCGCCGCCATCGAGGGCAAGCTTGGCAAGGTGGAGATGAAGGACCTCACCACCGCCCTCAAGGCCGTCGGCTTTTTGAAAGTGCCGCCGCAGAACGTCGCCGACATCACCGTGGCCATGGGAGGCACCGTGCGCGAAGTGCTGGTGCAGGAAGGCGACCATGTGAACAAGGGGCAGGTGCTCGCTACGGTCACCGACCCTTCGATCATCCAACTGCAACGCGACTACCTCGATGCGAAAGCACGACTGGTGTACGCCGAAACGGAATTGGAACGCCAGACCGAACTGGCCCGCGCCAACGTGAGCGCGCAGAAGACCCTGCAACAGGTCACGGCGGAACACGCCTCCTTGCGGGCCAGCGTGAACGCCCATGCCGAGCAGTTGCGCCTGATCAACATCGACCCCGAGAAGCTCACTGCCAATGCACTGCGCTCAGCCGCGGGCATCGTAAGCCCCATCGATGGCACCGTGGCGCACATCGCGGTGAACGTGGGAAGCAAGGTGAGCAACGATGCCACAATGTTCCGCGTGGTGAACAACAGCAAGCTCCACGTGGACCTCTTCCTCTACGAACAGGACATCGCCTCCGTGAAGGTGGGCCAGACCATCGACCTCAGCCTCACCAACCTGCCGGGCAAGAACTACACGGCCGTGGTCTTCGCCATCGGCAGTGCCTTCGAACGCGAGACGAAGACGATCCCGGTGCACGCGGAGATCACCGGCGACAAAGTGGGCCTGATCGACGGCATGGGCGTTACCGGGCGCATCAGCGTAGGCAACGCCACCACCACCGCCGTGCTCACCGAGGCCATCGTGAACATGGAAGGCAAGGACTACGTGTTCATCAGGACCGAAGGTGAAGAGGAGCATGGGCACGGGCATGATGAAGAGCCCGCGCACAAGGAGGAACCGGCGCACAAACACACCGAAGGGGAAGCACACGATCACGCGAAGGAGAACAAGGCAACCCATGCACAAGGTGAGGTGCACGAACATGACCATAGCGATGAACATGCGCACGAGGCCGCAACCGGCAGCATGAGCTTCCAACGCATCGAAGTGAAGCGTGGAACGACCGATGGCGCGTACACAGCAGTAACCTTCCTGCAACCGGTGGACCCGGACGCCGAAGTGGTGACCGGTGGCGCCTACTACCTGATCGCGATGATGAACACGAGTGAAGGACACGAGCATTAA
- a CDS encoding ParB N-terminal domain-containing protein, whose protein sequence is MLWVDRQVQTRAADVRKVINLAWHLRSNPLLSPILCRYSDGQLKVFDGNHRLCAYLIARPNQPVPVTVFKGPNHEDFLEVVANAHDEFTQNKYQYTHKALKYSAISEDELTNAQRRFGAEASESLAWEGISRSEAKLRIIGRVTSQLDELGHYRENWRNHGLTDQSWNVFVEAFINSLPADAPFQSEGYLRDAEIKNMDKLCQIFEEELFGYMENDTHLQHSVKTKWWKQCIKRFNKGLEFVIVHAMSLPSTPPGCAYSPEWTETVLNSIRNGVINWRLSPVWRGPTAANNEREVDNQLDSAQFKEMVLFRNPTSR, encoded by the coding sequence CTGCTATGGGTAGACAGGCAAGTACAGACACGCGCAGCGGATGTTCGCAAGGTCATCAACCTAGCATGGCACCTGAGATCTAATCCATTGCTTTCGCCTATTCTATGCCGATACTCGGATGGTCAGTTAAAAGTATTTGATGGCAATCATCGATTGTGCGCTTACCTCATCGCTCGGCCCAATCAACCAGTTCCAGTTACTGTGTTTAAAGGGCCAAATCATGAGGATTTTCTAGAAGTTGTTGCAAATGCACATGATGAATTCACACAGAATAAGTACCAGTATACACATAAGGCATTAAAGTACTCTGCAATTAGCGAAGATGAACTCACAAACGCGCAGCGCCGCTTTGGCGCCGAGGCTAGTGAGTCTCTTGCATGGGAGGGTATTAGTCGGTCGGAAGCCAAGCTCCGTATAATTGGAAGAGTAACCTCACAGCTTGACGAGCTTGGACACTATCGTGAAAATTGGAGAAACCACGGACTTACGGACCAATCTTGGAATGTGTTCGTAGAGGCGTTCATCAATTCTCTTCCTGCTGATGCACCATTTCAATCTGAGGGTTACTTAAGGGATGCTGAAATTAAGAATATGGATAAACTCTGCCAGATTTTCGAGGAGGAGCTTTTCGGTTATATGGAGAATGATACACATCTTCAGCATTCAGTGAAAACTAAGTGGTGGAAACAATGCATAAAGAGGTTTAACAAAGGATTAGAATTTGTGATTGTTCATGCAATGAGTTTACCTAGCACACCGCCAGGTTGCGCCTATTCCCCAGAATGGACCGAAACAGTGCTGAATAGTATAAGGAACGGGGTCATTAATTGGCGACTATCTCCTGTTTGGAGAGGACCAACTGCAGCGAACAATGAGAGAGAAGTCGATAACCAACTAGACTCAGCTCAGTTCAAGGAAATGGTATTGTTCCGAAACCCTACTTCGCGGTAG
- a CDS encoding IS3 family transposase (programmed frameshift) — protein MRKSKFTEHQVIAILKRHEAGSKVADLCREHGISNATFYQWKAKYGGMEPNQVKQLRDLQEELSRLKRMYTELSMVHDALKQVVEKKWGAPDEKREIVQAMIQEHSISERQACGSVGLARSTAQYCKTPADDTPIIQVLEQLTQKHPAIGVWQSHHRMRLMGHLWNFKRVYRVYTGLGLNIRRRAKKRLPARVKQALFRPAGPDQVYSIDFMHDSLWDGRTYRLLNVIDDYNREVLAIEVDTSLPALRVIRVLERIKAVRPLPKMIRVDNGPEFISAKLDHWCREHGITLTYIQPGKPTQNAYIERLNGSIRRELLSAYVFRTLDEVREKADEWMTDYNHHRPHKALGYRPPAPIRS, from the exons ATGAGAAAGAGCAAGTTCACCGAGCATCAGGTCATCGCCATCCTCAAGCGTCACGAGGCTGGCTCGAAGGTGGCCGACCTGTGCCGCGAGCACGGGATCAGCAACGCCACGTTCTACCAATGGAAGGCCAAGTATGGCGGCATGGAGCCCAACCAGGTCAAGCAGCTGCGTGACCTGCAGGAGGAGCTCAGCCGCCTGAAGCGCATGTACACCGAGCTGAGCATGGTGCATGATGCCTTGAAGCAGGTGGTGGAAAAGAAGTGGGG GGCGCCTGACGAGAAGCGCGAGATCGTTCAGGCGATGATACAGGAGCACAGCATCTCCGAGCGCCAAGCCTGCGGCAGCGTGGGCTTGGCGCGCAGCACCGCGCAGTACTGCAAGACCCCAGCGGATGACACGCCCATTATCCAGGTCTTGGAACAGCTCACCCAGAAGCACCCGGCCATCGGGGTGTGGCAAAGCCATCATCGGATGCGCTTGATGGGTCACCTGTGGAACTTCAAGCGGGTGTATCGGGTCTACACCGGTCTGGGCCTCAACATTCGTCGCAGGGCCAAGAAACGGCTGCCTGCACGGGTGAAGCAGGCGCTGTTCCGTCCTGCTGGTCCGGACCAGGTCTACAGCATCGACTTCATGCATGACAGCCTCTGGGACGGCCGGACCTACCGCTTGCTAAATGTGATCGACGACTACAACAGGGAGGTGCTCGCGATCGAGGTGGACACCTCACTGCCCGCACTGCGCGTGATACGCGTGCTGGAACGCATCAAAGCAGTGCGTCCGCTGCCCAAGATGATCCGCGTGGACAACGGCCCGGAGTTCATCAGCGCCAAGCTCGACCACTGGTGCCGCGAACACGGCATTACCTTGACCTACATCCAGCCAGGCAAGCCCACCCAGAACGCCTACATCGAACGCCTCAACGGCAGCATCCGTCGTGAACTGCTCAGCGCCTACGTGTTCCGTACCTTGGACGAGGTGCGCGAGAAGGCCGATGAGTGGATGACCGATTACAACCATCACCGCCCACACAAGGCGCTTGGCTACCGGCCGCCAGCGCCCATCCGATCCTAA
- a CDS encoding type II restriction endonuclease, translating into MSQSLADVFDAVAHKRLVQVDLPGMGSNQHELNGVSALREFFQTSEKVEGPLHWHYFADDKEVEEQEGRFSFYDARAKSAERTGRSEWRFYYSGEFLAKCAPGDELIIVRAAGKVHALVFQRGSARLRAALLLFGISSTGEQISLLSSEAIAKSDLALFRRQVIEELELDVQLPVAGNDKDLVIERFGEKFPSTAVMSAFAREQVGSDVGDADAALVAWLDREEQLFRALEEVIISKRIQQGFKEVDDFIQYSLTVQNRRKSRMGHALQHHLAEVFTLHKVQFKAQAKTEGGNKPDFIFPGEAEYHNASFDESLLLMLGVKSSAKDRWRQILPEASRIATKHLCTLQPGISENQTDQMASERVQLVIPSSIQATYTDAQRSKLLSVAGFIDLVRSKQA; encoded by the coding sequence ATGAGCCAGTCCCTTGCAGACGTCTTTGATGCCGTAGCGCACAAGCGCCTTGTGCAGGTCGACCTTCCCGGAATGGGGTCGAACCAGCATGAATTGAATGGTGTATCAGCGCTTCGCGAGTTCTTCCAGACCAGCGAAAAGGTCGAAGGACCATTGCATTGGCACTACTTCGCCGATGATAAGGAGGTTGAAGAGCAGGAAGGGCGTTTCAGTTTCTATGATGCGAGGGCCAAGTCCGCCGAAAGGACGGGGCGCTCTGAGTGGCGTTTCTATTACTCCGGTGAGTTCCTTGCGAAGTGTGCACCAGGCGATGAGTTGATCATTGTTCGCGCGGCAGGCAAGGTGCATGCACTTGTATTTCAGCGAGGCTCAGCTCGTTTACGCGCGGCGCTTCTCCTGTTCGGCATTAGTTCCACAGGGGAGCAGATCAGTCTTCTGTCAAGTGAAGCAATAGCCAAGAGCGACCTCGCGCTTTTTCGGCGACAAGTCATCGAAGAGCTTGAGCTCGACGTCCAGTTGCCTGTTGCCGGTAACGACAAGGACTTGGTCATTGAGCGCTTCGGTGAGAAGTTCCCTTCAACCGCTGTCATGTCAGCCTTCGCGCGTGAGCAGGTCGGTTCGGATGTTGGGGACGCCGATGCTGCCTTGGTCGCGTGGCTTGATCGTGAAGAACAGCTCTTCCGCGCTCTGGAGGAGGTGATCATTAGCAAGCGCATCCAGCAAGGCTTCAAGGAGGTGGATGACTTCATCCAGTACTCGCTTACGGTTCAGAACCGCCGCAAGTCGCGCATGGGGCATGCCTTGCAGCATCACTTGGCCGAAGTGTTTACGCTCCACAAGGTTCAGTTCAAGGCTCAGGCGAAAACCGAGGGTGGCAACAAGCCCGATTTCATCTTTCCTGGCGAGGCTGAGTATCACAACGCATCCTTCGACGAGTCGCTGCTTCTCATGCTTGGTGTGAAGTCCAGCGCGAAGGACCGTTGGCGTCAGATCCTTCCGGAAGCTTCGCGAATCGCCACCAAGCACCTATGCACGCTGCAGCCTGGGATCTCAGAGAACCAGACCGATCAGATGGCCAGCGAACGTGTGCAATTGGTGATACCTAGTTCGATACAAGCCACTTACACGGATGCCCAGCGCTCCAAACTTCTGAGCGTTGCCGGCTTTATTGACTTGGTGCGTAGCAAGCAAGCGTGA
- a CDS encoding DUF2281 domain-containing protein translates to MAKAHNYIQLSSLPEDVRQQVLDFIEFLMRRRQGNEPQEKRKTPVPGLAKGMVTVPDDFDAPLDDFKEYME, encoded by the coding sequence ATGGCCAAGGCGCACAACTACATCCAGCTATCCTCCCTCCCGGAGGATGTTCGCCAGCAGGTGCTCGACTTCATCGAGTTCCTGATGCGTCGCCGGCAGGGCAATGAGCCGCAGGAGAAGCGCAAGACGCCGGTGCCCGGCTTGGCCAAGGGCATGGTGACGGTGCCGGACGACTTCGATGCACCCTTGGATGACTTCAAGGAGTACATGGAATGA